In Deinococcus sp. AJ005, a single window of DNA contains:
- a CDS encoding helicase-related protein gives MLGQTLALARRAAAERFNAGEAHFLVFMEADGQGIALQRSCHTLIQVDLPWNPMRLRQRVGRPNRYVRRHAVDVLMLCNTDTVESLIWERLVGKIQRITQILGQAMDEPEDLLELVLDMTDPSMFTSLFVKASRVPRERLGAWFDDV, from the coding sequence TTGCTGGGTCAAACACTGGCCCTGGCCCGCAGGGCGGCAGCTGAGCGCTTCAACGCCGGCGAGGCGCACTTCTTGGTGTTCATGGAAGCCGACGGCCAGGGCATCGCCTTGCAGCGCAGCTGTCACACCCTGATCCAAGTGGATCTCCCGTGGAATCCGATGCGGCTGCGCCAGCGGGTCGGGCGCCCCAACCGCTACGTTCGGCGCCATGCGGTCGATGTCCTGATGCTGTGCAATACCGACACGGTCGAGTCGCTGATCTGGGAGCGGCTTGTCGGCAAGATCCAGCGCATCACCCAGATCCTCGGGCAGGCGATGGACGAGCCCGAAGACCTGCTGGAACTCGTGCTGGACATGACGGATCCCAGCATGTTCACCTCGCTGTTCGTCAAGGCGTCTCGGGTGCCGCGCGAGCGGCTCGGTGCGTGGTTCGATGACGTCTGA
- a CDS encoding caspase family protein has translation MNGALQNPIWEPGTPGVYAVIIGVSRYDHLQGAPPVNVAPDPYDLSQLGVSALTAHRFYDWLIAKYQCESVPLAKAWVLLSPSPDESRYDTALGNFPVRPTLDNCTEAIEFWAAEMNALPPDVAAKSRAVFFFSGHGLERFDDEQILLPCDYLRPPGHNPDDAISTNHLKRALASCRVPTQLFFLDACRNDHHRLLDFDIQGRRILAVQGSRYANPARITLRVYATASGLQAWAPATPTPGNDISLFGQALLEGLGGEPDMELECVQGVCKIAPAQLQAFLTRRVAALHREHGSRADQPVRMFGHFDQLALAEVSPRPVIVDTPGSTGGGATLSFDSPTPTRGNGWESPDEYQSHDWRDVVESATFRTLEDAEWYPAHLEIYEPKMQRLADGSTIRLTFLISSLSRRSMWVSPDMIGTIWLRFVNRNQSFTICIPDLSSEKSEVKLLADLFFLDKSYQQVLDRVEVSISPETNGVLGEAVKVWWKYRMESALHAAAQLEEQDVMERALREKMASPISATLATIVLLRANHLERLHDWVENLARLFPSISDGQVLLAEQRLRQGGRLQAIQQEMTALQSRPLPAFADAFSYLVNHARDLEEAGAAKSEVPKRVNRALKAFRSGGMFCTFVAPSGTPNPEQRPDKR, from the coding sequence ATGAACGGGGCACTACAAAATCCCATTTGGGAGCCCGGAACACCCGGTGTATACGCCGTAATTATTGGAGTGAGTCGATATGACCATCTTCAGGGCGCGCCACCAGTCAATGTCGCACCAGACCCATACGATCTCTCCCAACTGGGTGTATCGGCACTGACGGCACACCGCTTCTACGACTGGCTGATCGCCAAGTATCAGTGTGAGAGCGTACCGTTGGCCAAGGCGTGGGTGCTGTTATCCCCTAGCCCAGATGAGTCGAGATACGACACAGCTCTTGGAAATTTCCCGGTGCGTCCCACGCTCGACAACTGTACCGAGGCCATCGAATTCTGGGCGGCGGAGATGAACGCGCTGCCGCCTGACGTCGCCGCAAAGAGCCGCGCGGTGTTTTTCTTCTCCGGTCATGGTCTGGAACGTTTTGACGATGAGCAGATTCTGCTGCCCTGCGATTACCTGCGGCCTCCAGGCCACAACCCCGACGACGCAATCAGCACCAATCACCTCAAACGTGCGCTGGCGTCCTGCCGGGTTCCCACGCAGCTTTTTTTCCTGGACGCCTGCCGCAACGATCATCACCGCCTGCTCGACTTCGATATTCAGGGACGGCGGATTCTCGCCGTGCAGGGATCGCGTTACGCTAATCCCGCGCGGATCACCCTACGGGTCTATGCGACCGCCAGCGGATTGCAAGCCTGGGCACCCGCGACACCAACTCCAGGTAATGACATTTCCTTGTTCGGTCAGGCTCTGCTAGAGGGTCTGGGTGGCGAGCCAGACATGGAGCTGGAGTGCGTGCAAGGTGTCTGCAAGATCGCCCCAGCACAGTTGCAGGCCTTTCTCACTCGGCGGGTTGCGGCCCTGCACAGGGAACACGGCTCCAGAGCTGACCAGCCCGTGCGTATGTTCGGACACTTCGACCAACTCGCTCTGGCGGAAGTTAGCCCACGTCCGGTAATCGTTGACACACCTGGCAGTACAGGTGGAGGAGCCACGCTGTCATTTGACAGTCCAACGCCGACGCGAGGGAACGGATGGGAATCCCCGGACGAATATCAGTCTCACGATTGGCGGGATGTGGTGGAGAGCGCAACCTTCCGGACCCTTGAAGATGCTGAATGGTATCCCGCGCACTTAGAGATTTATGAACCAAAGATGCAACGGTTGGCCGACGGTTCGACTATTCGTCTCACCTTCCTTATCTCATCACTCTCGCGTCGGAGTATGTGGGTTTCACCAGACATGATAGGGACGATATGGCTCCGCTTCGTTAACAGAAACCAGTCATTTACAATATGCATACCGGACCTCTCTAGTGAAAAATCAGAGGTGAAACTCCTAGCCGACCTGTTCTTTCTTGATAAGTCATATCAGCAAGTACTTGATCGTGTGGAGGTCAGTATTTCTCCAGAAACGAATGGTGTGCTTGGAGAAGCCGTCAAGGTGTGGTGGAAGTACCGTATGGAGAGCGCATTGCATGCCGCAGCTCAACTTGAAGAACAAGATGTGATGGAGCGAGCATTACGAGAGAAAATGGCCTCTCCTATCAGCGCGACGCTGGCGACCATCGTTCTGCTGCGCGCCAATCACTTGGAACGCCTGCATGACTGGGTTGAAAATCTCGCCCGCTTGTTTCCCAGCATTAGCGACGGCCAAGTGTTGTTGGCCGAACAGCGTTTGAGGCAGGGAGGTAGGTTGCAGGCCATTCAGCAGGAAATGACCGCACTGCAGTCACGGCCGCTACCTGCCTTCGCCGACGCCTTCAGCTACTTAGTGAACCACGCCCGGGATCTTGAAGAGGCTGGTGCGGCCAAGAGTGAAGTCCCAAAACGGGTCAACCGCGCCTTGAAAGCCTTTCGCTCAGGTGGGATGTTCTGTACTTTCGTCGCCCCATCGGGAACTCCGAACCCCGAGCAGAGACCAGACAAGAGATAG